A genomic region of uncultured Acidilobus sp. JCHS contains the following coding sequences:
- a CDS encoding glycyl-tRNA synthetase, dimeric type — protein MSQEDIYDKVIDLARRRGFFWPSYEIYGGLAGFYDIGPYGFALKKKIIEAWRRFFVFQHHDYVVEIETPVIAPSMVFEASGHVESFTDPIVRCKKCGRIYRADHLVEEVLKINAEGMSPQELTAKIRENNIRCPVCGGELSDVTTFNLLFKTQIGPYEGSVGYLRPELAQGMFTSFKRTFESLRGRLPLGIAQVGRVARNEISPRQGMIRLRDFTIMEVEFFFDPKSQECPNLEKVMDRRLRLRKYEDRVAGKGPMEVTVSEAISRGLVIHPCMAYWMVLGLEFLSYLGIPRDEPFFEEKGPHEKAHYATQVFDLMVRTSRWGWVEVAGFAYRGDYDLSRHMKFSGQDLQVFEPYKEPIVVKSKKVIVDKSFLGRTFKERAPELMAALSSMDPEEVERQINSKGSVTVAGVEVPAVAVKVTETEEKVSGRKFIPHVVEPSFGTDRILYVVLERSYREKEGRVVLSLPRHLAPVDAAVFPLAEGDERLSREALRLRDLLVSEGFTVIYDDAGSIGKRYARVDELGVPAAFTVDYRTLEDGTVTMRDRDTWEQVRLKLEEAPGALRKFIYNQADIKSLGVPV, from the coding sequence GTGTCACAGGAGGACATCTATGACAAGGTCATAGACCTGGCGAGGCGTAGGGGCTTCTTCTGGCCAAGTTACGAGATCTACGGTGGCCTGGCAGGGTTCTACGATATAGGTCCTTACGGCTTCGCCTTGAAGAAGAAGATAATAGAGGCCTGGAGGAGGTTCTTCGTCTTTCAGCACCACGACTACGTCGTAGAGATAGAGACCCCTGTGATAGCGCCCTCTATGGTCTTCGAGGCCAGCGGGCATGTGGAGAGCTTCACGGACCCAATAGTTAGGTGCAAGAAGTGCGGCCGTATCTACAGGGCCGACCACCTAGTGGAGGAGGTCCTCAAGATAAACGCTGAGGGCATGAGCCCCCAGGAGCTGACGGCCAAGATAAGGGAGAACAACATCAGGTGCCCTGTCTGCGGCGGCGAGCTGAGCGACGTCACGACCTTCAACCTCCTGTTCAAGACGCAGATAGGCCCTTACGAGGGAAGCGTGGGCTACCTGAGGCCCGAGCTAGCCCAGGGGATGTTCACCTCCTTCAAGAGGACTTTCGAGAGCCTGAGGGGAAGGCTGCCACTAGGGATAGCCCAGGTCGGGAGGGTCGCAAGGAATGAGATAAGCCCCAGGCAGGGAATGATAAGGCTCAGGGACTTCACGATAATGGAGGTCGAGTTCTTCTTTGACCCAAAGTCTCAGGAGTGCCCTAACCTGGAGAAGGTGATGGACAGAAGGCTGAGGCTGAGGAAATATGAGGACAGGGTGGCTGGCAAGGGGCCTATGGAGGTCACGGTCTCAGAGGCCATATCGAGGGGCCTGGTCATACATCCCTGTATGGCCTACTGGATGGTCTTAGGGCTAGAGTTCCTCTCATATTTGGGCATACCTCGGGACGAGCCCTTCTTTGAGGAGAAGGGCCCTCACGAGAAGGCTCACTACGCGACGCAGGTCTTCGACCTCATGGTTAGGACTTCGAGGTGGGGGTGGGTTGAGGTGGCGGGCTTCGCCTACAGGGGCGACTACGACCTCTCAAGGCACATGAAGTTCAGCGGCCAGGACCTCCAGGTGTTCGAGCCCTACAAGGAGCCCATAGTGGTCAAGTCGAAGAAGGTGATAGTTGACAAGTCCTTCCTGGGGAGGACGTTCAAGGAGAGGGCCCCAGAGCTCATGGCGGCCCTCAGCTCCATGGACCCAGAGGAGGTGGAGAGGCAGATCAACTCTAAGGGGTCTGTGACCGTGGCTGGCGTTGAGGTGCCTGCTGTCGCGGTGAAGGTCACTGAGACTGAGGAGAAGGTTTCAGGCAGGAAGTTCATACCTCACGTTGTAGAGCCCTCGTTTGGGACGGACAGGATCCTCTATGTGGTTCTCGAGAGGTCCTACAGGGAGAAGGAGGGCCGCGTGGTGTTGTCGCTTCCGAGGCACCTGGCGCCCGTTGACGCTGCCGTCTTCCCGCTGGCGGAGGGGGATGAGAGGCTCTCAAGGGAGGCGCTGAGGCTCAGGGACCTGCTGGTCTCGGAGGGCTTCACCGTGATATATGACGACGCTGGCAGCATAGGCAAGAGGTATGCAAGGGTAGACGAGCTGGGCGTGCCTGCAGCCTTTACAGTTGACTACAGGACCCTTGAGGACGGCACTGTGACTATGAGGGACAGGGACACCTGGGAGCAGGTGAGGCTGAAGCTCGAGGAAGCTCCTGGGGCGCTGAGGAAATTCATTTATAATCAGGCGGACATAAAGTCGCTGGGCGTGCCCGTCTAA
- a CDS encoding agmatinase, which yields MGLGALYITQASRRFAGIEGSEKSRYRILGVPFDSSTSYRPGTRFGPDAIRQAAAALESNSYFIKDVYLEDAAPFDEGDVVVSIGDVSETLARVERAVEEVAARGVPILLGGEHTIALGALRALSRARPCLVVFDAHLDLRDEYLGLRLGHATFMRRLLETSPPPKVIYVGARAFSREEIEAIRRSSITVRWAQDFVSLGPVNVASGIVSELSRCESLYVSVDMDVFDPAYAPGVGNPEPLGLTPMDVLTVINRVVDERLVGADVVEVSPPYDVGGSTSALAAKVVLEIVLKHYATASRK from the coding sequence ATGGGTCTTGGGGCCCTCTACATAACGCAGGCCTCCAGGCGCTTCGCTGGCATTGAGGGGAGTGAGAAGTCCAGGTACAGGATCCTTGGAGTGCCCTTCGACTCGAGCACCTCGTACAGGCCGGGGACCCGCTTCGGCCCTGACGCCATAAGGCAGGCCGCGGCGGCGCTGGAGAGCAACAGCTACTTCATAAAGGACGTGTACCTGGAGGACGCAGCCCCCTTTGACGAGGGGGACGTCGTTGTGTCAATAGGGGACGTTAGCGAGACCCTCGCGAGGGTTGAGAGGGCCGTTGAGGAAGTCGCGGCCCGGGGCGTGCCAATACTCCTCGGAGGAGAGCACACGATAGCGCTTGGCGCCCTAAGGGCCCTCTCAAGGGCCAGGCCGTGCCTTGTAGTCTTCGACGCTCACCTCGACCTCAGGGACGAGTACCTGGGCCTCAGGCTAGGGCACGCGACCTTCATGAGGAGGCTGCTTGAGACCTCCCCTCCCCCTAAGGTGATCTACGTTGGCGCTAGGGCCTTCTCAAGGGAGGAGATAGAGGCCATCAGGAGGTCATCAATTACAGTCAGGTGGGCACAGGACTTCGTCTCGCTGGGCCCTGTGAACGTGGCCTCTGGAATAGTGTCAGAGCTAAGTCGGTGCGAGAGCCTCTACGTAAGCGTTGACATGGACGTGTTCGACCCTGCCTACGCGCCAGGGGTTGGGAACCCCGAGCCCCTCGGCCTCACGCCTATGGACGTCCTGACGGTCATAAACAGGGTCGTCGACGAGAGGCTGGTCGGGGCTGATGTCGTGGAGGTCTCGCCACCATATGACGTAGGGGGGTCGACCAGCGCCCTCGCCGCCAAAGTCGTGCTAGAGATCGTGCTTAAGCACTACGCGACTGCTAGCAGAAAGTAA